CACCACGGCCACGTGGCTGGCCGCCCCGGCGCAGGCCCCGCGCTCGCGCTGTCGATGGTCCTCGTCGCGATCGTTTGCTGCTTCACCGGCCTCTGTTATGCGGAACTCGCGAGCATGATCCCCATCGCCGGCTCGGCCTATACCTACACCTACGCCACGCTCGGCGAGCTCATCGCGTGGATCATCGGCTGGGACCTCATCCTCGAGTACGCCTTCTCCAACATGAGCGTCTCGGTCGGCTTCGCCGCGCACTTCGTCGATCTTCTCGACTGGTGCGGCCTGCACCTGAACCCGAAGTGGCTTTCACCGGCCTATCTGCCACAGGGCCTCACCGGCCTTCAGGGCAACACAATCTACTCGCCCGGCTGGCACGCGGGCTTCAATATCCCGGCGTTCCTCATCGTCATCCTGCTCACGATGATCCTCGTGCGCGGCATCCGCGAGTCCGCCCGCACCAACAACATCATGGTGCTGGTCAAGCTGGTCGCGATCATCGCGTTCATCTTCGTCGGGCTGCACTTCATCCACCCGACCAACTACCACCCCTTTGCGCCGAACGGCTGGACCGGCGTGCTCGCCGGTGGCTCAATCATCTTCTTCACCTACATCGGCTTTGACTCCGTCTCCACCGCCAGCGAGGAGTGCAAAGACCCGCAGCGCGACGTGCCGATCGGCATCATCGCGACGCTCATCATCTGCACGATCCTCTACATCGGCGTAGCGCTGGTGCTCACCGGCATCGTGCCGTGGCAGACGGTCATCGGCGACGCGGCCCCGGTGGTGAACGGCCTGAAGCGCCTGACGCTGCAGACCGGCTCCCCGGTGCTGCACTGGACGCGCCTCGTGGTGCTGCTCGGCGCGATCATCGGCATGATCTCGTCGATCCTCGTCTTCCAACTCGGCCAGGCCCGCGTGTGGTTTGCGATGAGCCGCGACCGCCTGCTGCCGGACGTCTTCTCTGCACTGCATCCGAAGTTCCGCACCCCGGCCTTTGCGACCTGGTTCGCGGGCGTGCTCGTGGCGATCCCCGCTGGCCTCTTCGACGTCGGCACGCTCGCCGACCTGTCGAACATCGGCACGCTCTTTGCGTTCGTGCTGGTGAGCATCGGTGTGCTGGTCCTGCGCAAGAAGCAGCCCGAACGCCGCCGCGGTTTCCGCGTCCCCGGCGGCCCGGTCTTCCCGGTGCTGAGCGTGATCTTCTGCGTCCTGCTGATGGCAGGCCTCCCCGTCCGCACCTGGGAGCGCTTCTTCATCTGGCTGGTGATCGGCCTCTGCGTGTACTACTTCTACTCGCGCAAGCGGAGTGAGTTTTACGGGGGATGATGAGAACGTTTCTCAAGACGATTGCAGTAATGGCGGCTCTGACCGCCTTTACTATTGGCGGTTTCTGGTGGCACCTGCAACACTCCTTTAGTGCTGCTATCTCCTGGCGTTCAAAGGAGACTTGCAGTAACCGAGTGCCATGCACCTTTACCCTTGGCCAGATTTTCCCAGGCGAATGGGACCATCTCATAGTCTTCGATATGACTGCCTCAGAAGACGAAATTCACGCAGTTGTAGGTACTTCCGTCGAGCGTCCAGAGCTTCAGCGCCTGATTGTTTTCATGCAAGGGGATAAGGTCGTGAACCTCGTCACTGAAGCTCAGGGAGTAGAACATCCCAATCGCGATGAAGTTCTCTTCGAGCAGGTTGCAGAAAACGGTAAACACCAAACTATCCGACGCGAATGGGGTTTTGTTGCAGGTAGAGAGTCCGACACATCGCCGCTCGTCCTTACGCGTATCTTGCCCGGGCAAGTTGTGATTTGATGAGCGTCCCTTTAATACCTCGAGCTTGCCGCGAACATCCTCGGATCAAACCGAAAGGGTCTGCTCTGCACAATCTTGAGCTGCTGCATCTTCTCATGTTGCGGGTTGATCAGAATATTCCATTCCACGTCGACCAGTACCGAAGGCACGCGTATCGCCAGCGATTGCTGAGACTTCGACCAGGCATCCCCCGAACGCTGTGTTAGTTCGGAACGGAATCCCCAGTCTTTCGGCGTTTTCTTCGCGGCTAAAAGATCGGTGTTCAAATCGACCGGTACCTCTGCCTGAATCGCAATCAAATCATCCGGTGCTTCATCAGTAGGGCCAATGTGTACAAACAGTTCAAGCGCTGCTAGCGCAAGGCTGTCCGAGGTGTACACCATCGACGTTCCCGCAGAGTTCCAACGACCTCCGAGCAGACGTGCGCCTTCACCAGAGAATGCCGATGCAGCATGTCGCTGCCGGCAAATCCGCCAAACCAGCATCAGCTATAAACTCCGTAGTCGATGCGAAGCAGTATGGTTTCTACGGTCTTGGCTCCCGCATCGGTGTCCAGCAGATCCAGCGGAACCTCCTCGCCTAAGGCGAGGTTCGGGCTCTGCAGCCAACGTGATGCCTTCGCCGAACTGCCCAGCGTATCCTCCGCCTTCGCGAAGACACGAGCCAAGCGCATCATGCGGTCGCTCTCCTCGGAAGAAAGCCGCGAATTGTTCGCGATACGTCGGCTCAGCGTTCGATCGCTGATGCCGACCACCTTCGCCAGCGTCTTCCGCTCCACGGAGAGCCCAGCCGCCAGAAACGGCAAGGTGCCTACCGGTAGACCCTCACGCGTGATCACGCGAAGATCCGTATCGGTCTCCACCTTGCGCTTGAGGATCTTGCGTCCGCCGAGTACCGTCGCGATTGCCGAAGCCGTCATACGCCAATTGTCCGCTTCCGTTCGCCAAATGGCAACATTCGGTTACGCCTGCCGACGCTTGCGTCCGCTCATCAGGTAGATCGCGGCGCGTAGCTCCAGCAGCGGGTCATCGCTCGGCTCGATGCCGTCCGTGCGCGGGATGGGGTCGAAGATGATCTGCTTCTGTTGGGCTTCCGTGTCGGCGACCGGCGCCGTAAGCGTCAGCGTGCCGAGCTCCACCACAGGGCGGTCGGCGGGCCAGTGGATCGTGGCGTCGTCCACCACATCACCCGGCGCCGCGAGTTGCAACTGCACGCTGAAGACCACCGGCGCGGCGCCTACGCGCTCAACGATCTCGTCCACGAGGAAGTCTGCAGGCTTCTCCTTCAGCGTCGCTTCGTCCGCGAACTGGTTGCCCGCGGCCGGAACGATGCGGTAACGGCCGAACTGCTCCTTGCCCTCGGCGTTGAGGAACTTCATCGCCGTCACGCCGAAGTAGGTGTCCGTGGCGAAGCTCGCGGGCGTGGGCTTGGGCGTCTGCACGAAGGCCAGCGCAGCAGGGTGCGCGCCGAGGAATGCCTCCAGCGGCGACCCGCTGAGATTCGCCGGATCGCTCGCAGCGAGAGCGCGCAGGAACTCGAGGAACTCCGCGCCGGTGCGCGTCGGGAAGCCGTCCGTGGAGTGCGAGACGATGTCCGTGTGTACATGCTGCGCGAGCATGAAGCGAATCGCAAAGCCGCGCGGGTTCGCGTTGGGGTCGGCGTCCGGGATCAGCGGCAGGCCGGTCGAGTTCGAGAAGCGCACGACAACCGGCGTCGACGGCTGGTTGAGATGCTGCGCGCGCGAAATGCTCGCCGCAGTGCCCGACGGCTTAAACTCGCCGGTGAGCATGATGCCCTTGGCGTGCGCAGGGCGAAAGCCCGGAAATTCTCCAAAGATCTTGTGGAACTGGGCCAGCAGATCCTGACTCAGGGCCAGCAGCTTCTCATCGTTCGGTAGCGGCATCGATCGTCTCCAGCAAAGCGGAAGTGGTTGTGCTCTACTTTCGCATACCTTGAGGACACCACTCTCCACAGCGGAGTAAAGGCTGTAATTTCAGTTGCATATAGCTGCAGGTCGGGTAAAGTGGACGTAGCTCCCCACAAGATCCTCAGGCCACGATTCATGTCCTCACCCGCGATGAACCCCATCGACGCCATCCCGTCTTTGCTTTCCACGCTTTATGAAGCGGCCGCTACGCCAGAGCGGTGGCAGCCGTTCCTGCTGGAGTTGAGCCAGCGGATGCAGGCGACGCACGCCTACCTGCTGGCCGATGCGCCCGCCGCGCCCGACAAGCGCAGCTACCTGTTGCATGGCTTTACGCCGAACGACATGCAGCGCTACGCCGACCACTACTTCGCACAGGACATCGCGCTCGAACGCGCTCTGCATCATGTCTCGCGCAACGGCCGCTTCACCGGCACGCTTGATTTCCTGGTGCCTACCAGCGAGTTGAAGAAGCTTGAAATCTACGCCGACTTCATGGTGCCCGTCGGCCTGATGCACCAGATCTCTACCGCGACCGGCCCGGTGGGCCCGTTCGCTTCGCACGGCGTCGCGGTCTGGCGGCCCGAGAATGCCAAGCCGTTCGATGCCGTCGATCTGCAGGTGCTGGATGTGCTGGCACCGCACCTGCAGCAGGCGCTGCTGCTCAATGCGCGACTCTGCGAGATGGCCGAACTGCAGCAGGTGTTGGAGTACGGACTTGACGCGAGCCGCACGGCGCTGGTGGCGCTCACCGCGCAAGGCCGCGTCACTGCGGTTTCGCCTCATGCGCGCCGCTTGCTGGAAGCGGGCAAGGGCCTGCGGCTCTTCGCCGACACATTGCTGGCGGACGCGCCCGAGCACGACCGCGAGTTGCAGCAGCTGGTACGTGGAGCCTGCGAGGCAACGTCGCCAGAGGGGTCGCTGTTGCCGCCGGGAGGCTCGCTGCGCGTTCATACGCCGGACGCAGGCGTCGGCATCATCGCGCATGTGCGCCCGTTCCTCTCGCGGCAATCGGGCGCCATGGCTTCCACCGCCGCGCTGGTGCTGCTGGCGGATCCGAGCGACAAGCCGCCGGCCCGAGCCGACATTCTGCGCGACCTTTTCGGCCTCACACCGGTCGAGATTCGCCTGTGCCAGTTGCTGCTGTGCACGGAGAGCGTGCGCGAGGCCGCCGAGCAGGCCCGGCTTTCGTATACCACCGGGCGTTTCCACCTGAAGCAGATCTTTCGCAAGTGCGGCATTAGCCGGCAAATCGAGCTGGTGCAGTTGCTGCTTTCGCTTCCCGGCAGCGACGACACCGCCGCCCCGCGACCTTGAGCCTCCGCAAGCGTCTAATCTTGTAGGAGAGGTCTTCTAGAACTGCCATGCGCACCATTGATATGACCAACGGAGCTCGCGTCGTTTCGACCCGCTCCACCGCAAGCCTGCTCAGCCAGGTACTTTGGATCACCGCTGCCGGTTTCGTCACCACCGCGGCCGGCGCATATGTCGCGCCGATGCTGCTGGGTGGTATTGGCTTCGGCGTGCTGTTTCTCGCAACCTTTGCACTCATCCTTGCCGTGAACATGACCGCCCGTAAATCGCCCGGGCTGGCGCTGGTGCTCTTCTACGCATTCACGTTTCTGATGGGCGTCGAAGTCGGCCCCGTCATCAAGGCGTATCTGCACATCCCCGGGGGACAGCTTGTCGTCTTTCAAGCTGCGGGAACGACCGCGCTCGGCATGGCCATCATGGCCGTCGTCGCGCAGATCGCGAACTTCGACTACCAGCGCGTCGGCCGCACGGCGTTCTGGTGCCTGATCGGATTGTGCCTCGTCGGCCTGCTCGGCTCGTTCGTGCACATCGTCTCGCCGGGCCTGTACGCGTGGGCTTCGCTGGCGATCTTCAGCGTGCTTCTGCTGGTGGACTTCATGCGTCTCCGCGACGGAGCCATGGGGCTCGCGCCGGTGCAGATGGCGCTGAGCATCTACCTCGACGCGTTGAACATCTTCATGGCGCTGCTGCAGATCTTCGGCGGCAGCAATAACTCGCGCTCACGTAACTAACGCATCGCCATTGCAGCAAGAGCGGGGACACACACTGTGTCCCCGCTTCTGCTTTAAGCCGCGTGGATCATCGCGGGGTAGTTGGCTTCCATCGCCGGCAGGATGTTGACGACCTCGAAGTAGTGGTCCCAGAAGAGCGTCTCGCGCAGGTGGTCGGCGATCCACGCCCACGCGTTGAGGTCGATGGTCTCCCACAGCAGCAGGTCCGAGGCCACCGCGCTGAAGGCTTCCGTCTCGAAGTACCGGAGCTTCACCTGCGGGCGTTTCCGCAGGATCGGGAAGACGGTCGTCTTAAAGAACGCCTCGCGCTCGTGGTTCGGCAGGTCAAGCCAATGGCGCGTGGTCTTCACCAGCATGAAGATGTGGAAGGTTCCGGCAAGTCCTTCGTGCTCGGAAAGTACAGCGTCAGGTGCAAAAGATTCAGTAGGCATCGTGTGTTTCACTCCTTGCTCTCTATAATGTGAGCAAATGCTCACAAAGAAAACTCGCGTTTCCGCGCCTCGCAAACGGGTCTCCCGGAAGGTCGCAAACCCGCGTAAACAGCCGTCGCAGGAGCGCTCCAAGGAAACGGTTTCGGTGATTCTCGAAGCCGCTGCTCGCGTTCTCGAACGCAAAGGGCTCGAGGGTTTCAACACCAACGCGGTCGCAGAGGCCGCTGGTGTGAGCATCGGCTCGCTCTACCAGTACTTTCCGAACAAGGATTCGCTCACCCTCGCGCTCATCCAGCTCTTCGAGCAAGAGCTTCACGCGGCGTATCTGCAGGCCGTTGAAGAGACGGAAGGAGCGTCGCTCGAAGAGACCTTCCGCGCTCTGGTGAAGCATCAGTACCGCGTGCATCATCGCCGCCCAGCGCTGCACCGTTTGCTCGAAGCGGAAGAAGACCGCCTGCGCCCGGAAGAGCCTGCCGACGAAGATGCCGTGGAAGAGACGCTGCTGCGTCGCCTCCACCTGCATCGCAAATCTCCGCGCGCACAGCGCGTTGAAGAAATCGCCGACATCTTCACCATCTCGCGGGCCATGATCGACGAAACCCTGCGCGAAGGGGCGACAGAAGCCGCCGTCGTGCGCCGCACGATGCGCGCGCTGCAGGGATATCTGTAGAGCTTCGCCAACAATCGTCGATTTCCATTGAAACGAGTCGGTCGCTTCTGCATCTTAGAAACTAACGATGTCCACGTTCCTCACAGCCGATTGGCGCAAGCTCATCATGGCGCAGTATGAAGTCGCGCCCGAGCGCCTTGCGCCGTACATGCCTGCGGGCGTGGAGCTCGACCTGTTCGAGGGCAAGTGCTACGTCTCGCTCGTCGGTTTTCTCTTCGACCACGTGCGCCTGAAGGGCCTGCCGATCCCCGGCCATACGTCATTTGAAGAGATCAACCTGCGCTTTTACGTGCGTCGCCCGAACGCGCCGGACGGTCAGTCGCGGCGCGGCGTGGTCTTCATCCGCGAGTTCGTGCCGCGCTCGGCGATCACGTGGATCGCGCGCGCCTTCTATGGCGAACCCTACTCGACCATGCCCACGCAGCATCACATCCGCGGCAATGAGCACACGCTCTTCGTCGAGTATGGCTGGAAGCACCACGGCATGTGGCAGAGCGTCGGCGTAGAGGCCGAACTGCGCGCGCGTGAGATCCCGCCCGGCACGATCGAGGAGTTCATCACCGAGCACTACTGGGGCTACACGCGGCGCAAGGACGGCACCACCTGGGAGTACGCCGTGCATCATCCGCGCTGGCAGGTGTACCCGATCAAGCGCTTCGATATCTCGGCAGATTTCGGTGAGCTTTACGGCTCCGTGATGGCGGGAATCGATCCCAAGCAGCCCGCGCATGTGTTGCTGGCCGAGGGCTCGCACATTACCGTCGACTCGCACGCGCCCGACCGCATCGTCACGCCTACGGCGTAACGCTCGCCGTTGCCGCCGCGCTTTCGTTGCCGTGGCGGTCCACTGCGGTCACGCGCCAGGTATAGGCCACGCCTTCCTTCGCCGTAGCGTCGTGGAAAGCGGGCGTCGCTATCGGCTTGTCGTTGAGGCGAAGGCGCGCGCCAGCGGAGTCCACCCGGTAGACGTTGTAGCCCGCAAGGTCCGCGTCCTCGACAGGGTCCCAGATGAGGTCAACCGCCCAGGTGCCGTTCTCCGCGCGGAAGCCAGCGGTGGTGAGTCCCTGCGGCGCGGGCGGAGGGTAGACGTCATGCAGCGTGTAACTGACGGCCGCGTCTTCCCCCAGCAACTTCAGCGAGCGGTTGCCGAGCGAAACGCTCTTCTCGCGGT
The nucleotide sequence above comes from Granulicella cerasi. Encoded proteins:
- a CDS encoding helix-turn-helix transcriptional regulator, encoding MSSPAMNPIDAIPSLLSTLYEAAATPERWQPFLLELSQRMQATHAYLLADAPAAPDKRSYLLHGFTPNDMQRYADHYFAQDIALERALHHVSRNGRFTGTLDFLVPTSELKKLEIYADFMVPVGLMHQISTATGPVGPFASHGVAVWRPENAKPFDAVDLQVLDVLAPHLQQALLLNARLCEMAELQQVLEYGLDASRTALVALTAQGRVTAVSPHARRLLEAGKGLRLFADTLLADAPEHDRELQQLVRGACEATSPEGSLLPPGGSLRVHTPDAGVGIIAHVRPFLSRQSGAMASTAALVLLADPSDKPPARADILRDLFGLTPVEIRLCQLLLCTESVREAAEQARLSYTTGRFHLKQIFRKCGISRQIELVQLLLSLPGSDDTAAPRP
- a CDS encoding amino acid permease, encoding MPRQIFRTKSIDKLIAESENPEHSLKKTLGPVSLTALGVGAVIGSGIFTVVGTAIGGNPATLANWKESPVIDLILHHGHVAGRPGAGPALALSMVLVAIVCCFTGLCYAELASMIPIAGSAYTYTYATLGELIAWIIGWDLILEYAFSNMSVSVGFAAHFVDLLDWCGLHLNPKWLSPAYLPQGLTGLQGNTIYSPGWHAGFNIPAFLIVILLTMILVRGIRESARTNNIMVLVKLVAIIAFIFVGLHFIHPTNYHPFAPNGWTGVLAGGSIIFFTYIGFDSVSTASEECKDPQRDVPIGIIATLIICTILYIGVALVLTGIVPWQTVIGDAAPVVNGLKRLTLQTGSPVLHWTRLVVLLGAIIGMISSILVFQLGQARVWFAMSRDRLLPDVFSALHPKFRTPAFATWFAGVLVAIPAGLFDVGTLADLSNIGTLFAFVLVSIGVLVLRKKQPERRRGFRVPGGPVFPVLSVIFCVLLMAGLPVRTWERFFIWLVIGLCVYYFYSRKRSEFYGG
- a CDS encoding Bax inhibitor-1/YccA family protein, producing MRTIDMTNGARVVSTRSTASLLSQVLWITAAGFVTTAAGAYVAPMLLGGIGFGVLFLATFALILAVNMTARKSPGLALVLFYAFTFLMGVEVGPVIKAYLHIPGGQLVVFQAAGTTALGMAIMAVVAQIANFDYQRVGRTAFWCLIGLCLVGLLGSFVHIVSPGLYAWASLAIFSVLLLVDFMRLRDGAMGLAPVQMALSIYLDALNIFMALLQIFGGSNNSRSRN
- a CDS encoding TetR/AcrR family transcriptional regulator gives rise to the protein MILEAAARVLERKGLEGFNTNAVAEAAGVSIGSLYQYFPNKDSLTLALIQLFEQELHAAYLQAVEETEGASLEETFRALVKHQYRVHHRRPALHRLLEAEEDRLRPEEPADEDAVEETLLRRLHLHRKSPRAQRVEEIADIFTISRAMIDETLREGATEAAVVRRTMRALQGYL
- a CDS encoding RES family NAD+ phosphorylase, whose product is MLVWRICRQRHAASAFSGEGARLLGGRWNSAGTSMVYTSDSLALAALELFVHIGPTDEAPDDLIAIQAEVPVDLNTDLLAAKKTPKDWGFRSELTQRSGDAWSKSQQSLAIRVPSVLVDVEWNILINPQHEKMQQLKIVQSRPFRFDPRMFAASSRY
- the parS gene encoding type II RES/Xre toxin-antitoxin system antitoxin codes for the protein MTASAIATVLGGRKILKRKVETDTDLRVITREGLPVGTLPFLAAGLSVERKTLAKVVGISDRTLSRRIANNSRLSSEESDRMMRLARVFAKAEDTLGSSAKASRWLQSPNLALGEEVPLDLLDTDAGAKTVETILLRIDYGVYS
- a CDS encoding darcynin family protein produces the protein MPTESFAPDAVLSEHEGLAGTFHIFMLVKTTRHWLDLPNHEREAFFKTTVFPILRKRPQVKLRYFETEAFSAVASDLLLWETIDLNAWAWIADHLRETLFWDHYFEVVNILPAMEANYPAMIHAA
- a CDS encoding catalase family peroxidase, which encodes MPLPNDEKLLALSQDLLAQFHKIFGEFPGFRPAHAKGIMLTGEFKPSGTAASISRAQHLNQPSTPVVVRFSNSTGLPLIPDADPNANPRGFAIRFMLAQHVHTDIVSHSTDGFPTRTGAEFLEFLRALAASDPANLSGSPLEAFLGAHPAALAFVQTPKPTPASFATDTYFGVTAMKFLNAEGKEQFGRYRIVPAAGNQFADEATLKEKPADFLVDEIVERVGAAPVVFSVQLQLAAPGDVVDDATIHWPADRPVVELGTLTLTAPVADTEAQQKQIIFDPIPRTDGIEPSDDPLLELRAAIYLMSGRKRRQA
- a CDS encoding YqjF family protein, with product MSTFLTADWRKLIMAQYEVAPERLAPYMPAGVELDLFEGKCYVSLVGFLFDHVRLKGLPIPGHTSFEEINLRFYVRRPNAPDGQSRRGVVFIREFVPRSAITWIARAFYGEPYSTMPTQHHIRGNEHTLFVEYGWKHHGMWQSVGVEAELRAREIPPGTIEEFITEHYWGYTRRKDGTTWEYAVHHPRWQVYPIKRFDISADFGELYGSVMAGIDPKQPAHVLLAEGSHITVDSHAPDRIVTPTA